From Anaerohalosphaera lusitana, one genomic window encodes:
- a CDS encoding alpha/beta hydrolase, which translates to MDEKRHTIQSQLQPLSQANGEYPQAVKEYFDHYGLGAGEGRGQVEHLFGTFESQGYTLAGHIYRPESYKATVVLMHGYLNHCGQLRYIIEYLLDHGFAVAAYDKPGHGLSSGERAAVESFDVYRKALRDFRDEAAKYLDGPYHVVAFSNGACPVIQDVLGDEGGSFERVVLAAPLVRPVAWKQTKFTYPLYSRFVTSVKRLPRCNTNNKEFIRFNRNEDFLHARAVPLVWVKALFDWNDWVERAKPSDKEVLIVQGDRDGTVDWVHNIAFLESKLPNARVELVEGAKHELFNESLGLREQVFGTVVDYLDGKG; encoded by the coding sequence ATGGATGAGAAAAGACATACAATTCAGTCGCAGCTTCAGCCCCTGTCGCAGGCGAACGGTGAGTATCCGCAGGCCGTGAAGGAATATTTCGATCATTACGGCCTCGGTGCGGGGGAAGGGCGAGGCCAGGTCGAGCATCTGTTCGGGACGTTCGAGTCGCAGGGCTATACGTTGGCTGGGCACATATACCGGCCCGAATCTTACAAGGCGACGGTGGTGCTGATGCATGGTTATCTGAATCATTGCGGGCAGTTGCGTTATATAATTGAATATCTGCTGGATCACGGGTTTGCGGTTGCTGCGTATGATAAGCCGGGGCACGGGCTGTCGAGCGGTGAGCGGGCGGCGGTTGAGAGTTTTGACGTTTACCGAAAGGCACTGAGGGATTTCAGGGATGAAGCAGCGAAATATCTTGACGGTCCCTATCATGTGGTGGCGTTCAGTAACGGCGCGTGTCCGGTCATTCAGGATGTGCTGGGGGATGAAGGCGGCAGCTTTGAAAGGGTCGTGCTTGCGGCTCCGCTGGTCCGGCCTGTCGCGTGGAAACAGACGAAATTCACATATCCGCTTTACAGCAGGTTCGTGACCAGCGTCAAACGGCTGCCGCGGTGCAATACGAACAATAAAGAGTTTATCAGGTTCAACCGCAACGAGGACTTTCTGCATGCCAGGGCTGTTCCGCTGGTCTGGGTTAAGGCTCTGTTCGACTGGAACGACTGGGTCGAGCGTGCAAAGCCAAGCGACAAGGAGGTGCTGATCGTGCAGGGTGACAGAGACGGAACGGTGGACTGGGTGCACAATATTGCATTTCTGGAATCGAAGCTGCCGAATGCGCGTGTGGAGTTGGTCGAAGGGGCAAAGCATGAACTTTTTAATGAGTCGCTTGGGCTTCGTGAGCAGGTTTTTGGTACGGTGGTCGATTACCTGGATGGAAAAGGTTGA
- a CDS encoding alpha/beta hydrolase has product MRYAAVLFLVCLAAPAVLADFDEEKARQNVIKWLGDIGLEDELGAGVNVETDESGLLSIVDEGHYLLQYGLLTPARSADAEVTISDELKIKPTAKNFVIVVHGWFDKGEGDWPEDMAGAFYERTDPNSWVCGYFDWQGGAAVATPMDAARYSCDVAGPRLAKALLSLPNEIEHVHLIGHSAGSWAIDTAAERIARKTGATIHLTFLDAYVPPKWDKSLLGHVSSARDGRVYVEHYYTRDITYECTHEDLARACNVDITDIDFGIKEHEFPYRWYRATAAGEYLKSEMEYGQAVVFNQDGVAYGFARGLEAGKKSWKQSLKLVDRETVMIRKPKRKSKWKLF; this is encoded by the coding sequence ATGAGATATGCGGCTGTTTTGTTTTTGGTATGTCTTGCTGCGCCGGCAGTGTTGGCGGACTTTGATGAGGAGAAGGCCCGTCAGAATGTGATAAAGTGGCTGGGCGATATTGGTCTGGAGGATGAGTTGGGGGCTGGTGTCAATGTGGAAACTGATGAGTCGGGGCTGCTGTCCATTGTCGACGAAGGACATTATCTGCTGCAGTACGGTCTGCTGACGCCGGCCAGAAGTGCTGATGCTGAGGTCACGATCAGTGATGAGTTGAAGATCAAACCTACGGCGAAAAACTTTGTGATCGTTGTGCATGGGTGGTTTGATAAGGGAGAGGGGGACTGGCCGGAGGATATGGCGGGGGCTTTTTATGAAAGGACGGACCCTAACAGTTGGGTGTGCGGATATTTTGACTGGCAGGGCGGGGCGGCGGTCGCGACGCCTATGGATGCTGCGCGATATTCGTGTGATGTGGCGGGGCCGAGGCTGGCGAAGGCTCTGCTGTCGCTGCCGAATGAGATAGAGCATGTGCATCTTATCGGACATTCGGCTGGGTCCTGGGCGATCGACACGGCGGCGGAGAGGATCGCACGCAAGACGGGGGCGACGATACATTTGACATTTCTGGATGCTTATGTGCCGCCGAAGTGGGACAAGAGCCTGTTGGGGCATGTGAGTTCGGCCAGGGATGGGCGTGTGTATGTCGAGCACTATTATACGCGGGACATAACTTATGAATGTACGCATGAGGATCTGGCTCGGGCGTGCAATGTTGATATCACCGATATCGACTTCGGCATCAAGGAGCACGAGTTTCCTTACAGATGGTACCGGGCGACGGCGGCGGGAGAGTATTTGAAATCGGAGATGGAATACGGCCAGGCGGTTGTATTTAATCAGGATGGGGTGGCTTACGGGTTTGCGAGGGGGCTTGAAGCTGGTAAAAAGAGCTGGAAGCAAAGTCTCAAGCTCGTGGACAGGGAGACGGTGATGATCAGAAAGCCCAAGCGCAAATCAAAATGGAAGCTTTTCTAG
- a CDS encoding acyl-[ACP]--phospholipid O-acyltransferase, whose product MSSEEQKLGRSFVWHNVTQFLGAMNDNIYKFLIIPFLVPESQADHATRIGAIAGAVFVVPFLLFTAFAGRLADRLSKTSIIRCVKVAELVIMCAAMAAFWFGSVWGLYLLLFAMSTQSAFFGPAKYGIIPELVGREKLSRANSFIEAMTYLAIIAGAFMAPTVLRLTGRNYVLAAAACVMVAAVGIGTSLGIKRMPSAGGGSKASVFFWNDIIKTLKSIKGDTSLLFAVFGAAYFLFFGAYIYVNLIPYGMEVLGLDKIASGYLFFIAALGIGVGSLLSSKLSGRHVELGVVPIGALGLGVSAIVLGLITDSRIAAYVWIFVMGASGGLFIIPLHAFIQLRSPEKNRGEVLAASGFIGWLGVLLASGAIGLVQLVNFGPAGSFVVLAVMTLLLTGLFIYKMPDLLVRFVAVMLTKCCYRVNTPGIEKVPFDGGALLVCNHVSYVDALLIGVTQQRRIRFVMDRDIYNLWWVNWFFRLMKVIPISPKDSPKRIVRSLHEARAAMDQGDLVCIFAEGAITRNGFVQKFRPGIEKIVKGTDCPIIPMYIGGAWGSIFSYYHGRVMSTLPRKFPYTVTIVFGDPMPSDSKAFDVRQRVVDLSCEYFADVKRKRQSMGYKFVQTARRKWFRHCMTDTTTGQRLTFGKALVSAVVLGRKIEKVTQGQKHVGIMLPPSAGGALANIACTMRGKIPVNLNYVTSGKNRDHCVEVCDVKKIITSHKFIRKLDTVEESDNMVFIEDMVKDVGWFDKFAGFVKAVLMPKKVLGCSEGFDPDSTATVIFSSGSSGMPKGVLLSHHNILSNIEQTKMLVKVRPGDNACCVLPIFHAFGYTCGLWLPLISGVPVVFIANPLDASTVGKAVEEDKSTLLFAPPTFLMRYMRRVEPEQFATLRFVAPGAEKLKMKMARSFEKKFGIKLHEGYGATEASPVISLNVDDVDRGGVEQVGHKDGTVGQPLPGVSVRIKHIETGEQLSAGEQGLITVKGPNVMQGYKDEPEKTRDVLQDGWYNTGDIGVLDEDGFLTIKDRLARFSKIGGEMVPHMGVEEVLMHGLDAHEQVVAVTGIPNEKKGEELVVLYLSDKTDADQLNEIISKSDVPNMWKPRADNYVPIDEMPILGSGKLDIVRVKELAREAKKDSSSVGV is encoded by the coding sequence ATGTCCTCTGAAGAGCAAAAACTGGGAAGATCTTTTGTATGGCACAATGTGACGCAGTTTCTCGGTGCCATGAATGATAATATTTATAAGTTTCTGATCATTCCGTTTCTGGTTCCTGAAAGTCAGGCTGATCATGCGACGCGAATAGGGGCGATCGCAGGTGCTGTGTTTGTTGTGCCGTTTTTGCTGTTCACGGCTTTTGCGGGCAGGCTGGCGGATCGTCTGAGCAAGACAAGCATTATTCGGTGCGTGAAGGTGGCGGAGCTTGTGATCATGTGTGCCGCAATGGCTGCGTTCTGGTTCGGCAGTGTGTGGGGTTTGTACCTGCTTTTGTTTGCGATGTCGACGCAGAGTGCGTTTTTCGGTCCGGCCAAGTACGGCATCATCCCTGAGCTGGTGGGCAGGGAGAAGCTTTCGCGTGCTAACAGCTTTATCGAGGCAATGACGTATCTTGCGATAATTGCGGGGGCGTTTATGGCGCCGACGGTTCTGCGGCTGACGGGTCGCAACTATGTTTTGGCAGCGGCAGCGTGCGTGATGGTAGCTGCGGTTGGGATAGGGACGAGCTTGGGGATCAAACGTATGCCGTCTGCCGGCGGGGGAAGCAAGGCTTCGGTTTTCTTTTGGAACGATATAATAAAAACTCTCAAAAGCATCAAGGGCGATACCTCGCTTCTGTTTGCGGTTTTCGGGGCGGCATATTTTCTTTTTTTCGGCGCTTACATATATGTGAATCTGATCCCTTATGGTATGGAAGTTCTTGGGCTGGATAAGATCGCAAGCGGGTATTTGTTCTTCATTGCGGCATTGGGTATCGGTGTGGGGTCCCTGCTTTCTTCGAAGCTTAGCGGCAGGCACGTGGAGTTGGGTGTTGTGCCGATAGGAGCTTTGGGGCTGGGTGTTTCAGCGATAGTTCTGGGTCTGATCACCGACAGCAGGATTGCGGCATATGTCTGGATATTCGTCATGGGTGCGAGCGGCGGGCTGTTCATTATACCGCTGCACGCTTTCATACAGCTCAGGAGTCCCGAGAAGAACAGGGGCGAGGTGCTGGCGGCTTCAGGGTTCATCGGCTGGCTGGGTGTGCTGCTCGCATCGGGAGCCATCGGGCTTGTGCAGTTGGTAAATTTTGGTCCGGCAGGATCGTTCGTTGTGCTGGCTGTGATGACGCTGCTGCTGACGGGATTGTTTATTTACAAGATGCCTGATCTGCTGGTGCGGTTTGTTGCAGTTATGCTGACGAAATGCTGTTACCGGGTGAACACGCCGGGGATCGAAAAGGTTCCGTTTGACGGCGGGGCGTTGCTGGTGTGCAATCACGTTTCTTATGTGGATGCGTTGCTGATCGGCGTTACACAGCAGCGGCGAATTCGTTTTGTGATGGATCGTGATATCTATAACTTGTGGTGGGTCAACTGGTTTTTCCGGCTGATGAAGGTGATACCTATCTCGCCTAAGGATTCGCCTAAGAGGATCGTGAGGTCGTTGCATGAGGCTCGTGCGGCGATGGATCAGGGGGATCTGGTCTGCATATTTGCCGAGGGAGCCATCACGCGTAACGGTTTTGTGCAGAAGTTCAGGCCGGGTATCGAGAAGATCGTCAAGGGGACGGACTGTCCGATCATTCCGATGTATATCGGCGGTGCTTGGGGAAGCATATTCAGTTACTATCACGGGAGGGTGATGTCGACGCTGCCGAGGAAGTTCCCGTATACGGTTACTATTGTGTTCGGCGACCCGATGCCTTCGGATTCGAAAGCGTTTGATGTGCGTCAGCGTGTGGTCGATCTTTCATGCGAGTATTTTGCGGATGTCAAGAGAAAACGTCAGTCGATGGGATATAAGTTCGTGCAGACAGCGAGGCGCAAGTGGTTCAGGCATTGCATGACGGATACGACGACGGGTCAGAGGCTGACGTTTGGTAAGGCTCTAGTGTCGGCTGTTGTGCTGGGTCGGAAGATCGAGAAGGTGACGCAGGGGCAGAAGCATGTCGGAATAATGCTGCCTCCTTCGGCGGGCGGTGCGCTTGCGAATATAGCCTGTACGATGCGGGGTAAGATACCGGTCAATCTGAATTATGTGACTTCCGGCAAGAATCGAGATCACTGTGTCGAAGTTTGTGATGTCAAAAAAATTATCACGTCGCACAAATTCATTCGCAAGCTCGATACAGTCGAAGAGTCGGACAATATGGTTTTCATCGAGGATATGGTCAAAGATGTCGGGTGGTTCGATAAGTTTGCGGGATTTGTCAAAGCGGTGCTGATGCCGAAAAAGGTTCTGGGCTGTTCGGAGGGGTTTGATCCGGACAGCACGGCCACGGTGATATTTTCTTCGGGCAGTTCTGGTATGCCCAAGGGTGTGCTGTTAAGTCATCATAATATTCTTTCCAATATCGAACAGACCAAGATGCTGGTCAAGGTTCGGCCGGGTGATAACGCCTGCTGTGTTCTGCCGATTTTCCATGCATTCGGTTACACTTGCGGGCTGTGGCTGCCGTTGATCAGCGGTGTGCCGGTGGTGTTCATTGCGAATCCACTGGATGCTTCGACGGTCGGTAAGGCTGTAGAGGAAGATAAGAGCACGCTGCTGTTCGCGCCGCCGACGTTCCTGATGCGTTATATGCGTCGGGTGGAGCCTGAGCAGTTCGCTACTTTGCGTTTTGTTGCTCCTGGTGCTGAGAAGCTGAAGATGAAGATGGCGAGGTCATTCGAGAAGAAGTTCGGAATCAAGCTGCATGAGGGGTATGGTGCGACTGAGGCCTCGCCGGTGATATCGCTGAACGTCGATGATGTTGATCGGGGCGGCGTTGAGCAGGTTGGACATAAGGATGGCACGGTCGGTCAGCCTCTGCCTGGGGTGTCGGTGAGGATAAAGCATATCGAGACAGGTGAGCAGTTGAGTGCGGGTGAGCAGGGCCTTATAACGGTCAAGGGGCCGAATGTGATGCAGGGCTATAAGGATGAGCCGGAGAAAACGCGGGATGTTCTGCAGGACGGCTGGTATAATACGGGTGATATTGGTGTGCTGGACGAAGACGGATTCTTGACGATAAAGGATAGGCTGGCGAGGTTCAGCAAGATAGGCGGCGAGATGGTTCCGCATATGGGTGTCGAGGAAGTGCTGATGCATGGGCTGGACGCTCATGAGCAGGTAGTTGCAGTGACAGGGATACCGAATGAGAAGAAGGGCGAGGAACTGGTCGTTCTTTACCTGTCGGACAAGACGGATGCAGATCAGCTTAACGAGATTATATCGAAGAGTGATGTGCCGAATATGTGGAAACCACGGGCGGACAATTATGTGCCGATCGACGAGATGCCGATACTTGGTTCGGGCAAGCTGGATATCGTGAGGGTGAAGGAGCTTGCCAGGGAAGCCAAGAAGGATTCGTCATCAGTGGGTGTTTGA
- a CDS encoding HDOD domain-containing protein, translating into MSKESKNTAVVRQVEMIIRQLPSLATLPEVAAGFLPNLLDQQADISKLADIIQADPALTARIFSLAHDHGVRFAHDVPSVSEAVSKLPDPVVRDAVLSVKVFQAFDADYDPDSGRVFPRKRFAMHSLATACAARKIAEIVMPEEKAEQAFSAGLLHDIGKLALCQAMPKSFDKMVEQAREEHKSLGAVEMQNLGLDHMIIGKRLAEKWHLPAEIAFAIWMHHSDAEALSDELAGAKMAQVVNLADSIARHCEIGLSGSFDPVDIDDAARTIGLSAEQVEMIAASLKEEVAQKASLLGLEMTGGPAAYCEMMQETAADLAKNNTTLSSHNRKLEADAVGMSFIREMLAGAEPGKPAIEIGAEFVKKFQRAYHTGPACFYMPCGEDGDCVEAAVVDDHGNVHITVVPVTEQRVIPEQIESEFALVPANRMSDLLELFDMQIDFTGSFAVPFMAGGRAAAVMVFEQRMPVESRMLAERLEVLTSVVGSMLAGARALEEQSTLAERFASVLNSLKESREELTQARSLAGIAEMAAGAAHELNNPLAVISGRAQLLVEAETDENKKQMLSQIRQRTDEMAHIVNDLMSFAKPREPEKVRIPVMDLIDSAVKKTQVKHGLEELQIDYSNIQPEWQVNVDSEQVVTAIANVMSNALEAYDGGEGPIWLFGSSKKGEQFVVLQIRDQGRGMSQRTLSKAVQPFFSDKPAGRQRGMGLAQSQRLLRLNNATLTISSKQGEGTSVTVRLPRA; encoded by the coding sequence TTGAGCAAAGAATCGAAAAATACCGCGGTTGTACGACAGGTGGAGATGATCATCAGGCAGTTGCCGAGTCTGGCGACGCTGCCGGAAGTGGCGGCTGGTTTTCTGCCTAATCTGCTCGATCAGCAGGCAGACATTTCTAAGCTGGCCGATATTATTCAGGCCGATCCTGCGTTGACCGCGAGGATCTTTTCGCTTGCGCACGATCATGGAGTGCGGTTTGCGCATGATGTGCCCTCTGTCAGTGAGGCTGTTTCCAAACTACCGGATCCGGTGGTTCGGGACGCGGTGCTTTCCGTGAAGGTTTTCCAGGCTTTCGATGCCGATTACGATCCGGACAGCGGGCGCGTCTTTCCGCGAAAGCGGTTTGCGATGCATTCTCTGGCGACAGCGTGTGCGGCACGCAAGATAGCCGAGATCGTGATGCCGGAAGAGAAGGCTGAACAAGCTTTCTCGGCTGGGCTGCTTCATGACATTGGCAAGCTGGCGTTGTGCCAGGCCATGCCAAAGAGTTTTGACAAGATGGTCGAACAGGCGCGCGAGGAGCACAAATCGCTTGGCGCTGTGGAGATGCAGAACCTGGGTCTGGATCATATGATCATAGGCAAGAGGCTGGCTGAGAAATGGCATCTGCCAGCGGAGATAGCTTTCGCGATATGGATGCATCACAGTGATGCAGAGGCCCTTTCGGATGAGTTGGCTGGTGCGAAAATGGCTCAGGTCGTCAATCTTGCTGATTCCATTGCGAGGCATTGTGAGATCGGGCTGAGCGGCAGTTTTGATCCTGTGGATATCGACGATGCTGCGAGGACAATTGGATTGTCTGCCGAGCAGGTTGAGATGATAGCGGCTTCGTTGAAAGAGGAAGTTGCGCAAAAAGCCTCCTTGCTCGGACTTGAGATGACGGGCGGGCCGGCAGCTTACTGTGAAATGATGCAGGAGACGGCTGCTGATCTGGCTAAGAATAATACGACGCTAAGCAGTCATAATCGCAAGCTCGAAGCAGATGCTGTGGGCATGTCATTTATTCGAGAGATGCTTGCAGGAGCAGAGCCGGGCAAACCGGCGATTGAGATCGGGGCGGAGTTCGTGAAGAAATTTCAGCGGGCCTATCATACGGGTCCGGCCTGTTTCTATATGCCTTGCGGGGAAGACGGTGATTGTGTCGAGGCGGCTGTGGTGGACGATCACGGCAATGTCCACATAACGGTAGTTCCGGTGACGGAGCAGCGAGTCATACCCGAGCAGATCGAAAGTGAGTTCGCACTTGTGCCTGCAAACAGGATGAGTGATCTGTTGGAACTTTTTGACATGCAGATCGATTTTACGGGTTCGTTCGCGGTTCCGTTTATGGCAGGCGGCAGGGCAGCAGCGGTTATGGTGTTCGAACAGCGGATGCCGGTCGAATCACGTATGCTGGCCGAGCGGCTAGAGGTGCTGACGTCTGTTGTGGGCAGTATGCTTGCAGGGGCGAGGGCGCTGGAGGAGCAGTCGACGCTTGCGGAACGTTTTGCTTCCGTTTTGAATTCACTCAAGGAATCGCGTGAGGAACTGACGCAGGCAAGGTCTCTTGCGGGCATAGCGGAGATGGCAGCGGGGGCGGCGCATGAGCTGAATAATCCGCTTGCGGTTATAAGCGGCCGTGCTCAGTTGCTCGTGGAAGCGGAGACCGATGAGAATAAAAAGCAGATGCTTTCGCAGATACGGCAACGTACGGATGAAATGGCGCATATTGTTAACGACCTTATGTCGTTCGCAAAGCCGCGCGAGCCTGAAAAAGTTCGCATACCTGTTATGGACCTGATCGATTCGGCGGTAAAAAAAACACAGGTAAAGCACGGCCTTGAAGAGCTGCAGATCGACTACAGCAACATTCAACCCGAATGGCAGGTGAATGTGGACAGTGAGCAGGTTGTGACAGCGATCGCGAATGTCATGTCGAATGCTCTCGAAGCTTATGATGGGGGTGAGGGTCCGATATGGCTGTTCGGAAGCAGTAAGAAAGGCGAGCAGTTCGTCGTGCTGCAAATACGGGATCAGGGGCGGGGAATGTCTCAGCGGACACTTTCAAAAGCGGTGCAGCCGTTCTTTTCTGATAAGCCGGCCGGCAGGCAGAGGGGGATGGGGCTGGCGCAGTCACAGCGTCTTCTTCGGTTGAATAATGCTACGCTTACTATCAGCAGTAAGCAGGGTGAAGGAACAAGTGTAACTGTTCGCTTGCCGCGAGCATAA
- a CDS encoding response regulator, producing the protein MKNLFTTGEAAEICSLSQQTIIRCFDSGRLGGFRIPGSKFRRIPRESLVKFMKENDIPLDSIDTGKKKVLIVDDDTEIVELMVDVLTRDGRFDIKTASSGYDAGLLTQQFQPDVIILDYMLPDVNGNIVCQTIKRNPDFDDTRIIIVSGVVDEDEIQDLLDAGAESFMKKPFSIGELVERISSVLEMV; encoded by the coding sequence ATGAAAAACCTGTTTACTACCGGCGAGGCCGCTGAGATATGCAGCCTGAGTCAGCAGACCATTATAAGATGCTTTGATTCGGGGCGGCTGGGCGGTTTTCGCATACCCGGTTCGAAGTTCAGGCGGATCCCGCGTGAGAGCCTTGTTAAATTCATGAAAGAAAATGATATCCCTCTCGACAGCATCGATACGGGCAAAAAGAAAGTGCTGATCGTCGATGATGATACTGAGATCGTGGAACTGATGGTTGATGTGCTTACGCGGGACGGCCGGTTTGACATAAAGACCGCTTCCAGCGGTTACGATGCGGGTTTGCTTACGCAGCAGTTCCAGCCTGATGTTATTATTCTGGACTATATGCTGCCAGACGTGAACGGCAATATTGTTTGTCAGACCATTAAGCGGAATCCTGATTTCGACGATACAAGGATAATTATCGTCAGCGGTGTGGTTGACGAGGATGAGATACAGGATCTGCTGGACGCAGGTGCCGAGTCTTTTATGAAAAAGCCATTCAGCATCGGCGAGCTGGTCGAGAGAATCAGTTCTGTGCTCGAGATGGTCTGA